A part of Osmerus mordax isolate fOsmMor3 chromosome 10, fOsmMor3.pri, whole genome shotgun sequence genomic DNA contains:
- the si:ch211-28p3.4 gene encoding zinc-binding protein A33 isoform X2, with protein MLIMKGHNQETLVSHQQHLQRQRDVLAYRMKKLGAKQVDLTKKNNVLKEKIKKKYEDMKRVLDEDLRITLTQLDMEFEATERTIEAKMERCYHLTQELDQDLSQLTAQVEKDKQHVYDKNAETEKRISETLKTTDPDLIQVDEFKNEQLLSLTINLLLFIRSQVPVTKKLFQSYASEVVLDSDTAHPKLIISPEGDLATYTQTWQDLPETPTRFDTTLYAISRQGFREGRHYWEVQVSGKTYWELGLTYPSIPRKGREEDCWLGRGAESWSVEFFNGDYTAWHDKVCHELNHVAGQRFTRIGVYCSFPGGLVCFLGADTMTPLHCFCAGTFTDVLHQAVCPGHDNQGTNWKPLQILDASRSAPVL; from the exons ATGTTGATCATGAAGGGCCACAATCAA GAAACACTTGTGAGTCATCAACAACACCTTCAAAGGCAAAGAGATGTGCTCGCCTACAGAATGAAAAAACTTGGAGCCAAACAGGTGGACCTTACA aaaaaaaacaatgtgcTGAAGGAGAAGATCAAGAAGAAGTATGAAGACATGAAGAGGGTTTTGGATGAGGACCTGAGGATCACTCTGACCCAGCTGGACATGGAGTTTGAGGCAACCGAGCGCACCATCGAGGCGAAGATGGAGCGCTGCTATCACTTAACCCAGGAACTGGACCAGGACCTATCCCAGCTCACCGCCCAGGTGGAGAAAGACAAACAGCATGTCTACGACAAG AATGCAGAAACGGAGAAAAG GATTTCGGAGACACTGAAGACGACAGATCCTGACCTGATTCAGGTGGATGAGTTTAAGAATGAGCAGCTCCTGAGTCTGACCATCAACCTGCTGCTCTTCATCCGCTCTCAGGTCCCTGTGACCAAGAAACTCTTCCAGAGCT ATGCCTCAGAAGTTGTCCTTGACTCGGATACTGCCCACCCTAAACTGATCATCTCCCCTGAGGGAGACTTggccacgtacacacaaacctgGCAAGACCTCCCAGAGACCCCCACCCGTTTTGACACCACCCTGTATGCCATCAGCCGGCAAGGCTTCCGCGAGGGCCGCCACTACTGGGAGGTACAGGTGAGCGGTAAGACTTACTGGGAACTCGGTCTGACGTATCCCAGCATCCCGCGCAAAGGCCGCGAAGAGGACTGCTGGCTGGGCCGTGGAGCCGAGTCCTGGAGCGTGGAATTTTTCAATGGAGACTACACGGCCTGGCACGATAAGGTGTGCCACGAGCTCAACCACGTCGCCGGCCAGCGTTTCACACGGATCGGGGTGTACTGCAGCTTCCCCGGGGGGCTGGTGTGCTTCCTGGGGGCTGACACCATGACCCCCCTGCACTGTTTCTGTGCTGGCACCTTCACTGACGTCCTCCACCAGGCAGTGTGCCCAGGCCACGACAACCAGGGGACTAACTGGAAGCCTCTGCAGATCCTCGATGCCTCCCGGTCGGCCCCTGTCCTCTGA
- the si:ch211-28p3.4 gene encoding E3 ubiquitin-protein ligase TRIM39 isoform X1: MLIMKGHNQETLVSHQQHLQRQRDVLAYRMKKLGAKQVDLTKKNNVLKEKIKKKYEDMKRVLDEDLRITLTQLDMEFEATERTIEAKMERCYHLTQELDQDLSQLTAQVEKDKQHVYDKLSVPFLSIRISETLKTTDPDLIQVDEFKNEQLLSLTINLLLFIRSQVPVTKKLFQSYASEVVLDSDTAHPKLIISPEGDLATYTQTWQDLPETPTRFDTTLYAISRQGFREGRHYWEVQVSGKTYWELGLTYPSIPRKGREEDCWLGRGAESWSVEFFNGDYTAWHDKVCHELNHVAGQRFTRIGVYCSFPGGLVCFLGADTMTPLHCFCAGTFTDVLHQAVCPGHDNQGTNWKPLQILDASRSAPVL, encoded by the exons ATGTTGATCATGAAGGGCCACAATCAA GAAACACTTGTGAGTCATCAACAACACCTTCAAAGGCAAAGAGATGTGCTCGCCTACAGAATGAAAAAACTTGGAGCCAAACAGGTGGACCTTACA aaaaaaaacaatgtgcTGAAGGAGAAGATCAAGAAGAAGTATGAAGACATGAAGAGGGTTTTGGATGAGGACCTGAGGATCACTCTGACCCAGCTGGACATGGAGTTTGAGGCAACCGAGCGCACCATCGAGGCGAAGATGGAGCGCTGCTATCACTTAACCCAGGAACTGGACCAGGACCTATCCCAGCTCACCGCCCAGGTGGAGAAAGACAAACAGCATGTCTACGACAAG CTTTCTGTTCCTTTCCTTTCCATCAGGATTTCGGAGACACTGAAGACGACAGATCCTGACCTGATTCAGGTGGATGAGTTTAAGAATGAGCAGCTCCTGAGTCTGACCATCAACCTGCTGCTCTTCATCCGCTCTCAGGTCCCTGTGACCAAGAAACTCTTCCAGAGCT ATGCCTCAGAAGTTGTCCTTGACTCGGATACTGCCCACCCTAAACTGATCATCTCCCCTGAGGGAGACTTggccacgtacacacaaacctgGCAAGACCTCCCAGAGACCCCCACCCGTTTTGACACCACCCTGTATGCCATCAGCCGGCAAGGCTTCCGCGAGGGCCGCCACTACTGGGAGGTACAGGTGAGCGGTAAGACTTACTGGGAACTCGGTCTGACGTATCCCAGCATCCCGCGCAAAGGCCGCGAAGAGGACTGCTGGCTGGGCCGTGGAGCCGAGTCCTGGAGCGTGGAATTTTTCAATGGAGACTACACGGCCTGGCACGATAAGGTGTGCCACGAGCTCAACCACGTCGCCGGCCAGCGTTTCACACGGATCGGGGTGTACTGCAGCTTCCCCGGGGGGCTGGTGTGCTTCCTGGGGGCTGACACCATGACCCCCCTGCACTGTTTCTGTGCTGGCACCTTCACTGACGTCCTCCACCAGGCAGTGTGCCCAGGCCACGACAACCAGGGGACTAACTGGAAGCCTCTGCAGATCCTCGATGCCTCCCGGTCGGCCCCTGTCCTCTGA
- the LOC136950454 gene encoding pleckstrin homology domain-containing family S member 1-like: MPKSIQKSSVSNAVFYEPVEGVQEVRTGYLLKSPPPSPIKTKNSWKRRFFVLFKMKDESYLFKYFKSSEDREKPLGGIELSTISLLYSSPQKHSQWPRINKNFKCSPDCVLYIKARDREYFLIGEDSCDIDGWFLVIYEALKYRPHQMLNPEELADDSSFSIESISDPVLKVFTLKKTATFAKTQSVKDRSASEPNQPMAKSTDSVEESQRKRERACSEPATPLELSLYDYPKSFLRKASLGNEEVTAGPGPVAMERDWRPLSEQVKEPENNYYDYPKKFLNHTIQESEDEEAYEDDGNSYYMKMKTVFEIMKDAEERDKDSLVQSFEVDPKFEEFTTNSLIRSVTQVFDKIKTQVPTEAEAGPDESRVDFQAACDSSATENETGPPVVMTQSKHLKEHSSIQSKEEELLAEKDIIVNREDLKKHLMVSDVEGKPCVFGWTGQSQTTCPFHKGDRILAINDLHTGSVEEFQTYLRKLLKEQVTLTILHLPGSEPMP; the protein is encoded by the exons ATGCCTAAGAGTATCCAGAAATCTTCAG TGTCGAACGCTGTGTTCTACGAGCCAGTGGAAGGAGTACAGGAAGTGAGGACAGGATACCTGTTGAAGTCTCCTCCCCCAAGTCCAATCAAAACAAAG AACTCATGGAAGCGGCGTTTCTTTGTGCTGTTCAAGATGAAGGACGAATCTTACCTGTTCAAATACTTCAAGAGTTCAGAGGACAGGGAAAAACCATTAGGGGGCATCGAGTTGTCTAC AATTTCCCTGTTGTACTCGAGCCCTCAAAAGCACAGCCAGTGGCCACGGATCAACAAGAATTTCAAATGCTCTCCAGACTGCGTACTCTACATCAAGGCTCGTGACAGGGAATACTTCCTTATCGGAGAGGACAG TTGCGACATTGATGGCTGGTTCTTGGTCATATATGAGGCTCTGAAATACCGCCCACACCAAATGCTGAATCCGGAG GAATTGGCTGATGATTCCTCTTTCTCCATTGAG TCTATTTCAGATCCTGTTCTAAAGGTTTTCACCCTTAAGAAGACGGCAACATTTGCCAAG ACCCAATCTGTGAAAGATAGGTCTGCATCTGAACCAAATCAACCAATGGCAAAGTCCACGGACAGTGTAGAG GAATCacaacgaaagagagagagagcctgctcAGAACCTGCGACCCCTCTGGAGCTATCACTCTACGACTATCCCAAGAGCTTCCTCAGAAAGGCATCTCTG GGAAATGAAGAAGTGACAGCTGGTCCTGGGCCTGTG GCAATGGAACGTGACTGGAGACCGTTGTCTGAGCAAGTGAAAGAGCCTGAGAATAATTACTACGATTATCCCAAGAAGTTTCTCAATCACACGATCCAG GAGAGTGAAGATGAGGAGGCCTATGAGGATGACGGAAACAGCTACTACATGAAAATGAAGACAGT gTTTGAAATAATGAAGGACGCTGAAGAAAGAGACAAGGATTCCCTTGTTCAGTCGTTTGAAGT GGACCCTAAATTTGAAGAGTTTACCACAAACAGCCTTATTAGGTCTGTGACTCAAGTTTTCGACAAGATCAAGACTCAGGTGCCAACTGAGGCCGAAGCAGGTCCAGATGAAAG CAGGGTGGACTTCCAGGCAGCCTGTGATAGCAGTGCCACTGAGAATGAAACTGGTCCTCCTGTGGTGATGACCCAATCAAAACACCTGAAGGAGCACAGCTCAATCCAAAG CAAGGAGGAAGAGCTTCTTGCGGAGAAAGATATAATTGTGAACCGGGAGGATTTGAAAAAGCATCTGATGGTATCTGATGTGGAAGGCAAACCATG tgtcttcGGTTGGACAGGCCAGTCCCAGACCACTTGTCCATTCCATAAGGGTGACAGAATTCTGGCAATAAATGACCTACACACTGGCAGTGTGGAAGAGTTCCAGACTTACCTCAGAAAACTCCTCAAAGAAcaa GTGACACTGACCATCTTGCATCTACCTGGGTCTGAACCTATGCCCTAA